Proteins from a single region of bacterium:
- a CDS encoding sodium:proton antiporter: MPAHDLLVTAILLLFIAIIVSIGIRRIRLPYSIGLVVAGFAVGYLRVVPSFSITPELVFYIFLPPLLFDAGFNANLTNLKQNWKIIFTLAVPGTIVSVALVGSIAHYAMDVPWMSALLFGALIVPTDTVSILSVFKELKIPTRLSTIVEGESLFNDGTAIIVFKLILGLILAEQYNVTDINYASFSWHLLLSYTGGLLLGAAVGYGAGWLMRRLKDPLVEIMFTVMLVYGMYIVAEKIEISSIIAVVTASMMIGHYRQKLGMSPTTQIALSSFWNFTAFAINSILFILIGLQLNFNNLLENIGIILIGLLAVNIGRIAFIYPFSNILNIFLGRSASTKHAVIPIKWQHVMALGNLKGSLSMALVISLPESLLYKNQLMTLTFGIVFLSLVIQGTTLRPILRRFQLQTIPPEQIEFDKRQGLILSAKAVLASLQSEYTSGMITTSVYNTLKEQYEFTIENAEKSLHRLQEKNPSLADAHLQSAYYQMLILQRTVIQNAQTHNIISDDAAADLLKNFDQQMAALTWSNQDKS; the protein is encoded by the coding sequence ATGCCTGCTCATGACCTTTTGGTCACCGCGATCCTGTTACTATTCATTGCGATTATCGTTTCGATCGGTATTCGCCGTATCCGTTTGCCCTACAGCATCGGCTTAGTCGTTGCGGGTTTTGCCGTCGGTTATCTCCGCGTTGTTCCTTCGTTTTCCATCACCCCCGAATTAGTTTTTTACATTTTCCTCCCGCCGCTTCTTTTTGATGCCGGTTTTAATGCAAACCTGACTAATCTTAAGCAGAACTGGAAAATCATATTTACGCTGGCCGTACCCGGCACGATCGTGTCGGTCGCGCTGGTCGGTTCGATCGCACATTATGCCATGGATGTTCCCTGGATGTCGGCCTTACTTTTTGGCGCTCTGATCGTTCCGACAGATACCGTTTCGATTCTATCCGTATTTAAAGAACTCAAAATTCCCACACGTCTCTCCACCATCGTCGAAGGCGAGAGTTTGTTCAATGATGGAACGGCCATCATCGTATTCAAACTTATTCTCGGGCTTATCCTTGCCGAGCAGTACAATGTCACTGATATCAATTATGCTTCGTTTTCGTGGCACTTGCTTTTATCGTATACGGGCGGGCTTTTGCTGGGTGCCGCTGTAGGTTACGGTGCCGGTTGGCTTATGCGCCGTCTCAAAGATCCGCTTGTCGAGATCATGTTCACGGTAATGCTGGTTTACGGTATGTACATCGTTGCCGAAAAAATCGAAATCTCCAGCATTATTGCGGTGGTGACGGCTTCTATGATGATCGGCCATTACCGGCAAAAACTCGGTATGTCACCAACGACACAGATCGCACTTTCATCGTTTTGGAATTTTACTGCATTTGCGATCAATTCGATATTATTTATTCTGATCGGGCTACAGCTTAACTTTAATAACCTGCTCGAAAATATCGGCATCATTCTGATCGGGCTTTTGGCTGTCAATATCGGACGTATCGCTTTCATTTACCCCTTTTCAAACATTCTCAATATTTTTCTTGGTCGAAGTGCTTCAACCAAACACGCCGTTATACCGATCAAATGGCAACACGTCATGGCGCTCGGTAACCTCAAAGGATCGCTCTCGATGGCACTCGTCATTAGTTTGCCGGAATCGCTGTTGTATAAAAACCAACTAATGACCCTGACATTTGGGATCGTTTTTCTTTCGCTCGTTATCCAAGGCACAACTTTGCGTCCGATTTTACGTAGATTTCAATTGCAAACAATACCACCCGAGCAGATCGAATTTGATAAACGGCAAGGCTTGATTCTTTCGGCGAAGGCCGTTTTGGCCTCATTACAATCGGAATATACGAGCGGCATGATTACCACTTCGGTTTATAATACATTAAAAGAGCAATACGAATTTACCATCGAAAATGCGGAAAAGAGCCTCCATCGTTTGCAGGAAAAAAATCCGTCTTTAGCGGATGCACACTTGCAGTCTGCTTATTATCAGATGTTGATCCTTCAGCGTACCGTCATACAAAACGCACAGACGCACAATATCATCAGCGATGATGCGGCGGCGGATTTGTTGAAAAATTTTGACCAACAGATGGCCGCGCTCACGTGGAGCAATCAGGATAAAAGTTAA
- a CDS encoding cation:proton antiporter, whose protein sequence is MLSSKTLRIIILVFAVTALFCFLPGAAFAGGGEEGGHSLIQSIGISIIAATVLAFTFHFLKQPLLLSYIAAGVIIGPIGLHLISSKEDIETISEIGLILLLFMIGLEIDMKKLKESGKALIMSGVFQFVLCVALGLAFFPLLGFSIGGGKYDLLYLAACCALSSTAIVVKLLYAKFELDTLAGRITLGVLVFQDIWAIVILGVQPNLANPDILTILMSFGKGGLLVGIALLISKYILPKLFKSIAKIPELVLVASLGWCFLICSLAGFLGLSIEMGALIAGVAISTFPYNLDVIAKVISIRDFFVTLFFVALGMKIPNPMDDLGILAIAAVTAVFLIISRFLSVYPILYLLKQGNRISLLPSINLANLSEFSLVIASLGYSAGHIDNKILSIIIFVFVITSIGAPYLIKYSLHIQTALGKFLPKIGLKDVQTVIEKKEEEEEKDIALLGFFRVASSLIKEIQDDKNANNDKAEHEDLFDKIVVVDFNPNVHAKLQALGVKAMYGDISNMDTLHHAGIHGAKLVISTIPDTVLVGTDNLKMIRQIQSLCPHAKIIVTAESAQRAQKMYAEGADYVFLPRVLAADHLKQVIGEALNGDLEKIKKAHIEKLKTVDEIIN, encoded by the coding sequence ATGCTGAGTTCCAAAACTTTACGCATCATTATCCTTGTGTTTGCCGTTACGGCTCTTTTCTGTTTTCTCCCCGGTGCCGCTTTTGCAGGCGGCGGTGAAGAAGGCGGGCATAGCCTTATACAAAGTATCGGTATAAGCATTATTGCGGCGACGGTTTTAGCTTTTACTTTCCATTTTTTGAAGCAACCGTTGCTTTTGTCATATATTGCCGCCGGTGTGATCATCGGTCCTATCGGATTGCATTTGATCAGCAGTAAAGAAGATATCGAGACCATTTCAGAAATCGGATTGATACTTTTGCTCTTCATGATCGGCCTCGAAATTGACATGAAAAAGCTCAAAGAATCCGGAAAAGCTCTGATCATGTCGGGCGTATTTCAATTTGTGCTTTGCGTTGCGCTCGGCCTGGCTTTTTTCCCTTTGTTAGGATTTAGTATCGGCGGTGGTAAGTACGACCTGCTCTATCTCGCCGCATGCTGCGCGCTGTCCAGTACGGCGATTGTAGTAAAGCTTTTATATGCTAAGTTTGAACTGGACACACTCGCCGGACGCATTACGCTTGGTGTACTCGTATTTCAGGATATTTGGGCGATCGTAATTCTGGGTGTACAGCCCAATCTCGCCAACCCGGACATTTTGACCATCCTGATGTCTTTTGGCAAAGGCGGCTTGCTCGTAGGTATTGCTCTTTTGATCAGCAAATACATCCTTCCGAAACTTTTCAAATCCATCGCTAAAATTCCGGAGCTTGTACTCGTGGCTTCGCTCGGATGGTGTTTTTTGATTTGCTCGTTGGCCGGATTTCTCGGCCTCTCGATCGAAATGGGTGCCCTCATTGCCGGCGTCGCTATTTCGACGTTCCCGTACAATTTGGACGTGATTGCCAAAGTCATCAGTATCCGTGATTTCTTTGTGACATTATTTTTCGTCGCACTCGGTATGAAGATACCGAATCCGATGGATGATCTCGGTATTCTTGCGATTGCGGCCGTAACGGCGGTATTTCTTATCATCTCACGCTTCTTATCTGTTTATCCGATATTGTACTTGTTAAAGCAAGGTAATCGTATCAGCCTTTTACCGTCCATCAATTTGGCCAATTTGTCGGAATTTTCGCTCGTCATCGCTTCGCTCGGATACAGCGCAGGTCATATTGACAATAAAATTTTATCCATCATCATTTTTGTTTTTGTGATCACATCTATCGGGGCGCCGTATCTGATCAAGTACAGCCTTCACATTCAGACGGCGTTGGGTAAGTTTCTCCCCAAGATCGGACTCAAAGACGTTCAAACCGTGATCGAGAAAAAAGAAGAGGAAGAAGAAAAAGATATCGCTTTGCTGGGCTTTTTCCGTGTAGCCAGCTCATTGATCAAAGAAATACAGGACGACAAAAACGCCAATAATGATAAAGCCGAACACGAAGACCTGTTCGATAAAATCGTCGTGGTGGATTTTAATCCCAATGTCCATGCGAAACTCCAAGCGCTCGGCGTCAAAGCCATGTACGGCGATATTTCCAATATGGATACGCTGCATCACGCCGGTATTCATGGCGCCAAATTGGTTATTTCCACTATTCCGGATACGGTGCTGGTCGGAACGGACAATCTCAAAATGATCCGTCAGATACAAAGTCTGTGCCCTCACGCTAAAATCATCGTGACCGCTGAAAGCGCACAACGCGCACAGAAGATGTATGCCGAAGGTGCGGATTATGTATTTCTACCCCGCGTTTTGGCTGCCGACCACCTCAAACAAGTCATCGGCGAAGCCCTCAACGGCGATCTGGAGAAAATTAAAAAAGCCCATATCGAAAAATTAAAAACGGTGGACGAAATCATAAATTAG
- a CDS encoding potassium channel protein: MQRFWETRFYRRFKRRALEIANNTYVQIFTGILLCVHIGGLLISFFEDTSANQASTAIRTWYEGIWWAFVTVFTIGYGDYFPITTGGRFLAVMIMVSGVALISLLTATISSAFVEQRIRKGQGLEKVKLKGHVVICGWNFNVESIIKTLEAELDYPSIVLVNSCDPSPIGEIINAHTNSEISFVAGDFSKDAILDKANIRHAECVIVVADSNELTSNKADEKTIITVLTVKNMNPKIRVFAHVINPDNAPHLRRAKADDIVISDKYSGFLLAMHVTNPGVPRLFDELLSIEGNEIVRLPIPDTFIGKPFWELTNHYKDKNDCMLIGIAQETRTIAMDDLLSDDNSYLDQFIRAKLQESGKRFAEEERVKIKLNPSKDLVIENNMVAVVLGNKF, translated from the coding sequence ATGCAACGATTTTGGGAAACGCGTTTCTACCGCCGTTTCAAGCGGCGCGCTCTTGAAATAGCCAACAACACCTACGTTCAGATTTTTACCGGCATTTTGCTCTGCGTACATATCGGCGGACTCCTGATTAGTTTCTTCGAAGACACTTCGGCGAATCAAGCTTCGACGGCTATCCGAACCTGGTATGAAGGTATTTGGTGGGCGTTTGTCACCGTTTTTACCATCGGTTATGGAGATTATTTTCCGATAACGACCGGCGGTCGTTTTTTAGCCGTGATGATCATGGTAAGCGGTGTTGCTCTGATTTCACTCTTAACTGCTACGATTTCCTCCGCGTTTGTCGAACAACGTATCCGAAAGGGCCAAGGTTTGGAAAAAGTAAAACTCAAAGGCCACGTGGTGATTTGTGGCTGGAATTTTAACGTCGAGTCCATCATCAAAACACTTGAAGCCGAACTCGACTATCCTTCGATCGTATTGGTCAATTCCTGCGATCCTTCACCGATCGGTGAAATCATCAATGCGCATACGAATTCGGAAATCAGTTTCGTCGCCGGCGATTTTTCGAAGGACGCCATATTGGACAAGGCCAACATCCGGCACGCCGAATGCGTGATCGTCGTAGCCGACTCCAACGAACTCACCAGCAATAAGGCCGACGAAAAAACGATCATCACCGTTCTTACGGTCAAAAACATGAACCCCAAAATTCGCGTTTTTGCCCATGTGATCAATCCCGACAACGCCCCGCATCTCCGGCGCGCCAAAGCGGATGATATCGTCATCTCCGACAAATACAGCGGCTTTTTACTCGCCATGCATGTTACGAATCCCGGTGTGCCACGGCTTTTCGATGAACTTCTTTCCATCGAAGGCAACGAGATCGTGCGACTTCCTATCCCGGATACATTTATCGGTAAACCCTTTTGGGAACTGACCAACCACTACAAAGATAAAAACGATTGCATGTTGATCGGGATCGCTCAGGAAACACGAACGATTGCTATGGACGATCTCTTATCGGATGACAATTCGTATTTGGATCAATTTATTCGCGCCAAACTTCAGGAATCCGGCAAACGTTTTGCCGAAGAAGAGCGCGTCAAAATAAAACTCAATCCCTCGAAAGACCTTGTGATCGAAAACAATATGGTGGCCGTGGTATTGGGTAATAAATTTTAA
- a CDS encoding cyclic nucleotide-binding domain-containing protein: MLEVEFLKKFPLFNGLSDSQLGKLKSIMSETDFAAHQVVIRDGDHGEEMFVLLDGDVEISKPMMLKVETEMAKGKDKSLIRLSSKFYACFGEMALFEEKSERSATVTTVTHCQMAIITRHDFTKLVETDYELGYIIFRNMAKIISDRLKKANKDILKLTTAFVLAVQQ, encoded by the coding sequence ATGCTTGAAGTAGAATTCTTAAAAAAATTTCCGCTTTTCAACGGTCTCAGCGATTCGCAGCTGGGAAAACTTAAATCCATCATGAGCGAAACGGATTTCGCGGCTCATCAAGTCGTAATTCGCGACGGTGATCATGGCGAAGAAATGTTTGTACTTTTAGACGGTGATGTCGAAATTTCCAAACCCATGATGCTTAAAGTGGAAACCGAGATGGCCAAGGGCAAAGATAAATCGCTGATTCGTCTCAGTTCCAAGTTTTATGCCTGCTTCGGCGAAATGGCTTTGTTCGAAGAAAAGAGCGAACGCTCCGCTACGGTAACCACCGTGACCCATTGCCAAATGGCTATCATCACGCGGCATGATTTCACGAAACTCGTTGAAACGGATTACGAACTCGGCTATATTATTTTTAGGAATATGGCCAAGATTATCAGCGACCGTTTGAAGAAAGCGAACAAGGATATCCTGAAACTAACCACGGCGTTCGTTTTGGCCGTACAACAATGA